In one window of Bradyrhizobium sp. AZCC 1721 DNA:
- a CDS encoding helicase-related protein, with translation MAIERYSSRREALGPVLTARLAGASRYLRIAGYFRSSLLEVVGEALETVGEIRVVCNGDLDPFDVKVAKAARDGQEALARTLVSSWQSTEDGLDLLLARERYRRLHDLLGSGRMKVRVVPRDTNNVFVHGKAGVIEHADGRVYSFVGSVNDSASGFRHAYEILWGDEDAAAAHWVRDEFEHFWRQGVDLPDAVVKHVAAMASRIEYRSIEAARVADGSVPVEAVLAERPIYKGGQILRPWQKRFVQTCVEDWRLHGKARYLIADDVGLGKTLSMAAAALVLSLLDDKPVLILAPATLIWQWQEELEDKLGVPAAVWSTTKKCWLDSERRPLTQKGDPSFAAKCPWRVGIISTGLIVNGDDEAERGALARKRFGVVILDEAHKARASRGQNGRDAPKPNNLLTFLRTVSREATNVILGTATPIQLNAVELWDLLMGLGQGAPQVLGAPFDGGEWVREESIRFLTGDRAWPTNDTNRWSLFRNPLPPAAEHTVFRDIRSDSGLASREVLGPRYDELSADIRTEFLNDFRTLAERHNPIVRRVVRRTRPMLEAEGLLKRVGVIVHPRGDDGLPAALFNGNGLQMSFAFQAAYEAAEAFSQLYAQRYPSAGFLRTILLRRIGSSALAGLETAKRLLGRIDEPLLSEDEIGDEGEPRESAPPDPQEIHYLREVERNLTAVIEGSDVDPKVQVILHFLRERRWLEDNGAIIFSQYRTTAEWVLDALCDAFPDEPVALYAGGAASFVARGGERRTATREQIKRRIQDGEIRLVCATDAACEGLNLQRLGAQVNVDMPWNPSRLEQRKGRVQRIGQIRDNVHVLNLRYAGTVEDDVYTALSNRFGDIFSVLGQLPDAFEDDWIAAILQDRSAVVNFSQRVQMTKPPMELRYNQDMDDHGLDWEYTERVLSSRDLDAWMRQGW, from the coding sequence ATGGCGATCGAGCGCTATTCCTCACGCCGCGAAGCGCTCGGCCCGGTTCTGACCGCGCGGCTCGCGGGCGCGTCACGCTACCTCCGCATCGCCGGCTACTTCCGCTCGTCCTTGCTCGAAGTTGTGGGCGAGGCGCTGGAGACGGTTGGCGAGATCCGCGTCGTCTGCAACGGCGATCTCGACCCGTTCGACGTGAAGGTCGCAAAGGCCGCGCGCGACGGGCAGGAGGCGCTGGCTCGCACGCTCGTTTCATCCTGGCAATCGACCGAGGACGGATTAGACCTGCTGCTTGCTCGCGAACGTTACCGACGCCTGCACGATCTTCTCGGCTCCGGACGCATGAAGGTGCGCGTCGTGCCCCGCGATACGAACAACGTTTTCGTTCACGGCAAGGCCGGAGTGATCGAACACGCCGATGGGCGCGTCTATTCCTTCGTCGGCAGCGTCAACGACAGCGCCTCCGGCTTCCGCCACGCCTACGAGATCCTTTGGGGCGATGAAGACGCCGCCGCCGCCCATTGGGTGCGCGACGAATTCGAGCATTTTTGGCGGCAGGGCGTCGATCTGCCCGATGCCGTGGTTAAGCACGTTGCTGCGATGGCGAGCCGGATTGAGTATCGCTCGATCGAGGCCGCCCGCGTTGCGGACGGCAGCGTTCCAGTTGAAGCGGTGCTGGCCGAACGGCCGATCTACAAGGGCGGACAGATATTGCGTCCCTGGCAAAAGCGCTTCGTCCAGACATGCGTCGAGGATTGGCGTCTGCATGGCAAGGCACGGTACCTGATCGCCGATGACGTGGGCCTCGGCAAGACTTTGTCCATGGCGGCGGCGGCACTGGTGCTCTCACTGCTCGACGACAAGCCTGTGCTGATCCTCGCGCCGGCGACCCTGATCTGGCAATGGCAAGAAGAGCTTGAAGATAAGCTTGGCGTGCCGGCGGCGGTCTGGTCGACTACAAAGAAATGCTGGCTCGACAGCGAGCGCCGACCGCTGACTCAGAAAGGTGATCCGAGCTTTGCGGCGAAGTGCCCTTGGCGCGTCGGCATCATCTCGACCGGCCTCATCGTCAACGGCGACGATGAAGCCGAACGCGGCGCTCTGGCGCGGAAGCGGTTCGGTGTCGTCATTCTCGACGAGGCGCACAAGGCACGAGCCTCGCGAGGGCAGAACGGCCGCGATGCGCCGAAGCCGAACAACCTGCTAACGTTTCTGCGGACGGTCTCGCGCGAAGCGACGAACGTGATCCTCGGCACAGCGACTCCGATCCAACTCAATGCCGTCGAACTCTGGGATTTGCTGATGGGTTTGGGGCAAGGAGCACCGCAGGTGCTCGGCGCGCCATTCGATGGCGGAGAATGGGTTCGCGAAGAGTCCATCCGCTTCCTCACCGGCGATCGAGCGTGGCCGACGAACGATACCAACAGGTGGAGCCTCTTCCGCAATCCTTTGCCGCCTGCAGCCGAGCATACGGTTTTTCGCGACATCCGCAGTGACTCAGGCCTTGCATCGCGTGAGGTGCTTGGGCCCCGTTATGACGAGTTGAGCGCCGATATTCGCACAGAGTTCTTGAACGACTTCCGCACCCTCGCCGAGCGGCACAATCCGATCGTCCGCCGCGTCGTACGTCGTACCAGACCGATGCTGGAAGCCGAGGGACTGTTGAAGCGCGTTGGGGTGATCGTCCACCCGCGAGGGGACGATGGATTGCCGGCTGCGCTGTTCAATGGCAATGGGCTGCAGATGAGCTTCGCCTTTCAAGCCGCCTACGAGGCGGCGGAGGCGTTCAGTCAACTTTACGCGCAAAGATACCCCAGTGCAGGCTTTCTGAGGACAATTCTGCTACGGCGGATCGGTTCGTCGGCCTTAGCGGGGCTAGAGACCGCCAAACGCTTGCTTGGTCGAATCGATGAACCGCTCCTGTCGGAAGACGAAATTGGCGACGAGGGTGAGCCCCGTGAGAGTGCGCCTCCTGACCCGCAGGAGATCCATTACCTCCGCGAGGTCGAGCGCAATCTCACCGCAGTGATCGAGGGGTCGGATGTCGATCCGAAAGTACAGGTGATACTGCACTTCCTCCGGGAGCGTCGGTGGCTTGAGGACAATGGTGCGATTATCTTCAGCCAGTATCGGACCACTGCTGAGTGGGTACTAGACGCGCTCTGCGACGCCTTTCCCGACGAGCCCGTCGCCCTCTATGCCGGCGGTGCGGCATCGTTTGTCGCCCGCGGTGGAGAGCGCAGGACGGCGACACGCGAGCAAATCAAACGGCGCATTCAGGACGGAGAAATCAGGCTTGTCTGCGCGACCGATGCCGCTTGCGAGGGTTTAAACCTTCAACGTCTTGGCGCCCAGGTGAATGTCGATATGCCATGGAATCCATCGCGGCTAGAACAGCGCAAGGGGCGCGTACAGCGGATCGGCCAAATCCGCGACAACGTGCACGTTCTGAACCTGCGCTATGCCGGCACGGTGGAGGACGATGTCTACACCGCACTGTCGAACCGGTTTGGAGATATCTTCTCGGTTCTGGGCCAGCTCCCGGACGCCTTCGAGGACGATTGGATCGCGGCGATCCTCCAGGACCGATCTGCCGTTGTGAATTTTTCACAACGAGTTCAGATGACAAAGCCGCCGATGGAGCTTCGCTACAATCAGGACATGGACGATCACGGGCTCGACTGGGAGTATACGGAACGGGTTCTATCGTCACGCGATCTCGACGCCTGGATGCGTCAGGGTTGGTAG
- a CDS encoding PP2C family protein-serine/threonine phosphatase: MLDWTIAAFTHRGRVRPDNEDAIAIGTRILAGDMDAPLVMTAPNDSCLLMIADGMGGHAHGAIASRAALDYLVAAADRLAIPRCCGDVIEAANQNLFALMQEDEATLGMGTTVVGAVLSPTRLLTFNVGDSRCYLFSAGELVQLSKDDVPKAKDKQPGPRTSHAITQALGGSWLRVATRPHITVDAPLESGETLLLCSDGLTDMVGDHVIANILRAIHDPLRSTRELAAKAFSAGAVDNISVVLARRSDIPGAIPGPLRNV; this comes from the coding sequence ATGCTGGACTGGACGATAGCTGCATTCACCCATCGTGGTCGCGTGCGTCCGGACAATGAGGACGCCATCGCTATTGGTACCCGTATCCTCGCTGGCGATATGGACGCGCCGTTGGTCATGACGGCGCCGAACGACAGCTGCCTTCTAATGATCGCGGACGGCATGGGTGGCCACGCGCATGGCGCGATAGCCAGCCGAGCGGCTCTCGATTACCTGGTTGCGGCTGCCGATCGGCTCGCGATTCCCCGCTGCTGCGGGGACGTGATTGAGGCGGCGAATCAAAATCTCTTTGCACTGATGCAGGAAGATGAGGCAACGCTAGGTATGGGCACGACGGTAGTGGGAGCCGTTCTGAGCCCCACCAGACTGCTCACTTTCAACGTTGGCGATAGCCGCTGCTACCTTTTCAGCGCAGGCGAGCTAGTGCAACTCAGCAAGGACGATGTGCCTAAAGCTAAAGACAAGCAACCAGGTCCCCGCACGTCCCACGCGATCACTCAGGCATTAGGAGGGTCTTGGCTTCGCGTCGCTACAAGACCACACATCACCGTCGACGCTCCGCTTGAATCCGGAGAAACCCTTCTCCTGTGCAGCGACGGTCTGACGGATATGGTCGGCGATCATGTCATCGCCAACATCCTAAGGGCGATCCATGACCCTCTTCGATCTACGCGTGAACTTGCCGCAAAGGCGTTCAGCGCGGGCGCCGTAGACAACATCTCTGTAGTTCTCGCGCGACGTTCGGATATCCCAGGTGCCATACCGGGGCCATTGAGGAACGTTTAG
- a CDS encoding ROK family protein: MADDSITTTGIARHGATRLPSVEVDSFNIELKDDEGFLGDRASKGAFRKILDSLRKPLRKNGDDPLGKKSAGEIPKDDLDEALVGADVGAAALVHSAIEEFAQELAYVTRRFLKTKAWADTERIVVGGGFRQSRVGELAIARTDIILKAEGLEVDVVPIRFHPDDAGLIGTLHLAPSWIFEAHDSILSVDIGGTNIRCGVVETRWKKAPDLSRAEVWTSELWRHADDEPTREGAVKRLVKMLKDLIAATEAEGLKLAPFIGIACPGVIDEDGSIEKGAQNLPGNWESSTFNLPTSLVEAIPQIGDHDTAVVMHNDGVVQGLSEVPFMQDVEHWGVLTIGTGLGNARFTNRRKDNGKDEKKAKKGRD, encoded by the coding sequence ATGGCAGACGACAGCATAACGACCACGGGGATTGCCCGCCACGGGGCCACCCGCCTGCCGTCGGTCGAGGTCGACAGTTTCAACATCGAGTTGAAGGACGATGAGGGCTTTCTCGGCGACCGCGCCAGCAAGGGAGCCTTCCGCAAGATCCTGGACAGCTTGCGCAAGCCGCTCAGGAAGAACGGCGACGATCCCTTGGGCAAGAAGTCCGCCGGCGAGATTCCCAAGGACGATCTCGATGAGGCGTTGGTCGGCGCCGATGTCGGCGCCGCCGCGCTGGTGCATAGCGCGATCGAGGAATTCGCCCAGGAACTGGCCTATGTGACGCGGCGGTTCCTCAAGACCAAAGCGTGGGCCGATACCGAGCGCATAGTGGTGGGCGGTGGCTTCAGGCAGAGCCGGGTAGGCGAGCTCGCGATCGCCCGCACCGACATCATCCTCAAGGCGGAGGGGCTTGAGGTCGATGTGGTGCCGATCCGCTTTCATCCCGACGATGCCGGCCTGATCGGCACGCTGCATCTGGCGCCGTCCTGGATTTTCGAGGCCCATGACAGCATCCTCAGCGTCGATATCGGCGGCACCAACATCCGTTGCGGCGTGGTCGAGACGCGCTGGAAGAAAGCACCCGATCTTTCCAGGGCTGAAGTGTGGACGTCCGAACTGTGGCGGCATGCCGACGATGAGCCGACGCGCGAAGGTGCGGTGAAGCGGCTGGTCAAGATGCTGAAGGACCTGATCGCGGCCACAGAGGCCGAAGGCCTGAAGCTTGCGCCCTTCATCGGCATCGCTTGTCCCGGCGTGATCGACGAGGACGGCTCGATCGAGAAGGGCGCGCAGAACCTGCCCGGCAATTGGGAGAGCAGCACGTTCAACCTGCCGACAAGCCTGGTGGAAGCGATCCCGCAGATCGGCGATCACGACACCGCCGTGGTGATGCACAATGACGGCGTGGTGCAGGGCCTCTCCGAAGTTCCCTTCATGCAGGATGTCGAGCACTGGGGCGTGTTGACCATCGGCACCGGCCTCGGCAATGCGCGCTTCACCAACCGGCGAAAGGACAATGGCAAGGATGAGAAGAAGGCCAAGAAGGGCCGGGATTAG
- the rplU gene encoding 50S ribosomal protein L21, with protein sequence MFAVIKTGGRQYRVVPDDVLEIGKIAGEVGTIVQLGEVLVVGGDTPMLGAPTVAGASVAAEVLDHKRGPKVIAFKKRRRKNSRRKRGYRDEITVLRVTEILTDNAKPSIGPRPKREKVAAPAAKDD encoded by the coding sequence ATGTTCGCAGTCATCAAAACCGGCGGCCGGCAGTACCGCGTCGTTCCGGATGATGTGCTCGAGATAGGCAAGATCGCCGGCGAAGTCGGCACGATCGTGCAGCTTGGTGAAGTTCTGGTGGTCGGCGGTGACACGCCGATGCTGGGCGCGCCGACGGTGGCAGGCGCTTCCGTTGCGGCCGAAGTGCTGGACCACAAGCGCGGCCCCAAGGTGATCGCGTTCAAGAAGCGTCGCCGCAAGAATTCGCGCCGCAAGCGCGGCTATCGCGACGAGATCACGGTGCTTCGCGTCACCGAGATCCTGACCGATAACGCCAAGCCTTCGATCGGCCCGCGGCCGAAGAGGGAAAAGGTCGCCGCACCGGCTGCCAAGGACGACTAG
- the rpmA gene encoding 50S ribosomal protein L27, which translates to MAHKKAGGSSRNGRDSAGKRLGIKAYGGEHVIPGNIIARQRGTTWHPGLNVGMGTDHTLFAKVEGHVEFRAKANGRTFVSVVPMTEAAE; encoded by the coding sequence ATGGCTCACAAAAAAGCAGGCGGTTCATCGCGAAACGGACGCGATTCAGCGGGCAAGCGCCTTGGTATCAAGGCGTATGGCGGCGAACACGTGATTCCCGGCAACATTATCGCGCGTCAACGCGGCACCACCTGGCATCCCGGCCTTAATGTCGGCATGGGCACCGACCATACTCTCTTTGCCAAAGTCGAAGGTCATGTCGAATTCCGTGCAAAAGCCAATGGCCGCACCTTCGTATCGGTAGTTCCGATGACGGAGGCGGCCGAATAG
- a CDS encoding GNAT family N-acetyltransferase — protein MLQDIPIQTPTLRQTSSCVLETERLTLRRPTLADVKAIAHLANDRRIAENTRRLPHPYLQDHAVEFVRANATDNSETVFLIEHNYSPIGMVGIDRADPDAPELGYWLGVAHWGQGFGTEAARAVIDFFFEEFDAEHLISGARCANPGSRNILEKCGFQWSGVELHRFEALGCSTPVDRFRLTRSVWASLKNWGSSTRRER, from the coding sequence ATGTTGCAGGACATCCCGATCCAGACCCCGACGCTGCGTCAGACGAGTAGTTGCGTCCTCGAGACCGAACGGCTGACACTGCGCCGGCCGACGCTCGCGGACGTAAAAGCGATTGCGCATCTCGCCAATGATCGCCGCATTGCGGAAAACACCCGCCGCCTGCCGCATCCCTACCTGCAGGACCACGCGGTCGAATTCGTGCGGGCGAACGCCACCGATAACAGCGAGACGGTGTTTCTGATCGAACACAACTATTCGCCGATCGGCATGGTCGGCATCGACCGCGCTGACCCGGATGCACCGGAACTCGGCTATTGGCTCGGCGTCGCGCATTGGGGCCAGGGTTTCGGCACCGAAGCCGCACGCGCCGTGATCGATTTTTTCTTCGAGGAGTTCGACGCCGAACATCTGATTTCGGGCGCCCGCTGCGCCAACCCGGGGTCGCGAAACATCCTGGAGAAATGCGGCTTCCAGTGGAGCGGTGTCGAGTTGCACCGCTTCGAAGCGCTGGGATGCTCGACCCCGGTCGACCGCTTCCGCCTGACACGCAGCGTGTGGGCATCACTGAAGAACTGGGGAAGTTCGACGCGAAGGGAGCGATAG
- a CDS encoding DMT family transporter, with translation MSLFGKISTYDERSARLAGIGLMLLSIFMFSFGDALGKFMVATYSVGQLLWLRACAALLVLLPVIWKQRAEFSRLERPWLQLLRVTLSTLEVAAFFLATVYLPLADVITYYLASPIFVTALSGIVLGERVGWRRWTAILVGFCGVLIALRPSTQTVSWPAMIALGGSLSFAFLMLITRSLRDTPDIVLTTTQFGGTFLLGALMSPIGWVTPSAGSLGLFAAAGVVSVVALLCINRSLKLAPASVVVPYQYSMIVWAVIFGFVVFGDVPSISTLVGAAIIIGAGIYIFLREQKLGREEAVVNPPA, from the coding sequence ATGAGCCTGTTCGGCAAAATCTCGACCTATGACGAGCGCTCCGCGCGCTTGGCCGGCATTGGATTGATGCTGCTGTCAATCTTCATGTTCTCGTTCGGCGATGCGCTTGGGAAATTCATGGTCGCGACCTATTCGGTCGGGCAGTTGCTGTGGCTGCGCGCCTGCGCGGCGCTGCTGGTGCTGTTGCCGGTGATCTGGAAGCAGCGCGCCGAGTTCTCGCGCCTCGAGCGGCCGTGGCTGCAGCTATTGCGCGTGACGCTCTCGACGCTCGAGGTTGCGGCGTTCTTTCTCGCCACCGTCTATCTGCCGCTCGCCGACGTCATCACCTATTATCTGGCCTCGCCGATTTTCGTCACCGCGCTCTCCGGCATCGTGCTCGGCGAGCGGGTCGGCTGGCGGCGCTGGACCGCGATCCTGGTCGGATTCTGCGGCGTCCTGATTGCGCTGCGCCCGTCCACGCAAACGGTAAGCTGGCCGGCAATGATCGCGCTCGGCGGCAGCCTGTCGTTCGCGTTCCTGATGCTGATCACGCGCTCGCTGCGGGACACGCCGGATATCGTGCTGACGACCACGCAGTTCGGCGGCACGTTCCTGCTCGGCGCGCTGATGTCGCCGATCGGCTGGGTGACGCCGAGCGCCGGCAGTCTCGGCCTGTTTGCCGCGGCGGGCGTGGTTTCCGTCGTTGCACTCTTGTGCATCAACCGGTCGCTGAAACTTGCGCCGGCCAGCGTCGTGGTGCCGTATCAATATTCGATGATCGTGTGGGCAGTGATCTTCGGCTTCGTCGTGTTCGGCGACGTGCCGTCAATCTCGACCCTCGTCGGCGCCGCCATCATCATCGGCGCGGGCATTTATATCTTCCTGCGAGAACAGAAGCTCGGGCGTGAAGAAGCGGTGGTCAATCCGCCGGCGTGA
- a CDS encoding MaoC family dehydratase gives MTEFDPAQHRMVSEQRWFEDFVLGERFVIPSRTQTSAVFAAFQTASGDTHPIHYDVEYCRARGMPDLLAHGFQTLVHTAPGAGLFPYLVEDSLVGFLEQSSRFLKPVYAGDTIYPALEVIELVPGRTTGVVTLRSTVFNQRKELVLEGMQKFLVRRRPPS, from the coding sequence ATGACCGAGTTCGACCCCGCCCAGCATCGCATGGTGAGCGAACAGCGCTGGTTCGAGGATTTCGTGCTCGGCGAACGTTTCGTCATTCCTAGCCGGACCCAGACCTCGGCGGTGTTCGCCGCGTTCCAGACCGCGAGCGGCGATACCCATCCGATCCATTACGATGTCGAATATTGCCGCGCCCGCGGCATGCCTGACCTGCTCGCCCATGGCTTCCAAACGCTGGTCCACACCGCGCCGGGTGCAGGCCTGTTCCCCTATCTCGTCGAGGACTCGCTGGTCGGCTTCCTCGAGCAATCGAGCAGGTTCCTGAAACCGGTCTATGCCGGTGACACCATCTACCCCGCGCTCGAGGTGATCGAACTCGTCCCCGGTCGCACCACCGGCGTCGTGACGCTGCGCTCGACGGTGTTCAATCAGCGCAAGGAGCTCGTGCTGGAAGGAATGCAGAAATTCCTGGTTCGCCGGCGACCGCCCTCATAG
- the obgE gene encoding GTPase ObgE yields MKFLDEAKVYIRSGDGGNGCVAFRREKFIEFGGPSGGNGGRGGDVIVEVVDGLNTLIDYRYQQHFKAQKGTNGMGKDRHGANGKPIVLKVPVGTQIFDEDRETLIHDFTELGEKFVLAEGGNGGFGNAHFKSSTNRAPRNANPGQEGEERWIWLRLKLIADAGLVGLPNAGKSTFLSVVSAAKPKIADYPFTTLHPQLGVVNAQGREFVLADIPGLIEGAHEGAGLGDRFLGHVERCRVLLHLIDATCEHAGKAYKTVRTELEAYEGHLAEKIEIVALNKIDAVAPDELKKQKDRLKRAAKKAPLLLSAATGEGVPEALKALVEVIGEAPVSLKAKGGQDPWAPAPPPQG; encoded by the coding sequence ATGAAATTCCTTGACGAGGCAAAGGTCTATATCCGCTCCGGCGACGGCGGCAACGGCTGCGTGGCGTTCCGCCGCGAGAAGTTCATCGAGTTCGGCGGGCCCTCCGGCGGCAATGGCGGTCGCGGCGGCGACGTCATCGTCGAGGTGGTCGATGGGCTGAACACGCTGATCGACTATCGCTACCAGCAGCACTTCAAGGCGCAGAAAGGCACCAATGGCATGGGCAAGGACCGCCATGGCGCCAACGGCAAACCGATCGTTCTCAAGGTGCCGGTCGGCACGCAGATATTCGACGAGGACCGCGAGACGTTGATCCACGACTTCACCGAACTCGGCGAAAAATTCGTGCTCGCCGAAGGCGGCAATGGCGGTTTTGGCAACGCGCATTTCAAATCCTCCACGAACCGCGCACCACGCAATGCCAATCCCGGGCAGGAAGGCGAGGAGCGCTGGATCTGGCTGCGGCTGAAGCTGATCGCGGACGCCGGCCTCGTCGGCCTGCCCAATGCCGGCAAGTCGACTTTCCTTTCCGTCGTCAGCGCGGCCAAGCCGAAGATCGCCGACTACCCCTTCACCACGCTGCATCCGCAGCTCGGCGTCGTGAACGCGCAGGGCCGCGAGTTCGTGCTCGCCGACATTCCCGGCCTGATCGAAGGCGCGCATGAAGGCGCCGGCCTCGGCGATCGGTTTTTGGGCCATGTCGAGCGGTGCCGCGTGCTGCTGCATTTGATCGATGCAACCTGCGAACACGCCGGAAAAGCGTACAAGACGGTGCGGACCGAGCTCGAAGCCTATGAGGGGCATCTCGCCGAGAAGATCGAGATCGTCGCGCTCAACAAGATCGATGCAGTCGCGCCGGATGAACTGAAGAAGCAGAAAGACCGGCTGAAACGCGCGGCGAAGAAGGCGCCGCTGTTGCTCTCCGCCGCCACCGGCGAAGGCGTGCCGGAAGCGCTGAAAGCGCTGGTCGAAGTCATCGGCGAGGCCCCGGTTTCTCTGAAGGCCAAGGGCGGTCAGGACCCGTGGGCGCCGGCCCCGCCGCCGCAGGGCTGA
- the proB gene encoding glutamate 5-kinase, whose translation MKRPALKNFRRIVVKVGSSLLIDSNAGEVRSAWLSALAADIAKLHGEGRDVLVVSSGSIALGRSRLKLPRGPLKLEESQGAAAVGQIALARIWSEVLAAHGIGAGQILVTLQDTEERRRYLNARSTIAKLLEWRAVPVINENDTVATNEIRYGDNDRLAARVATMTSADLLILLSDIDGLYDAPPGANPNAKLIPIVESVTSEIEGMAGAAESELSRGGMFTKIEAAKIATTSGTHMLIASGKIEHPLQAISDGGRCTWFLTPANPVTARKRWIAGSLEPKGTLTIDAGAVAALRAGKSLLPAGVIRIDGQFARGDAVVVRGPDTHEIGRGLVAYDAEDAEKIKGRSSPDVMAILGISGRAEMIHRDDLVVGPSGAIPAK comes from the coding sequence ATGAAACGCCCCGCGCTCAAAAACTTCCGCCGCATCGTCGTCAAGGTCGGCTCCTCGCTGCTGATCGACTCCAATGCTGGCGAAGTCCGTTCGGCATGGCTGTCGGCGCTGGCCGCCGATATTGCCAAGCTGCACGGCGAGGGCCGCGATGTTCTCGTCGTCTCGTCAGGCTCGATCGCGCTCGGACGCAGCCGGTTGAAACTGCCGCGTGGCCCGCTGAAGCTGGAAGAAAGCCAGGGCGCCGCCGCCGTCGGGCAGATCGCGCTGGCACGGATCTGGTCGGAGGTGCTCGCCGCTCATGGCATCGGCGCCGGGCAGATCCTGGTAACGCTGCAGGACACCGAGGAGCGCCGCCGCTATCTCAACGCGCGCTCGACCATCGCCAAGCTGCTGGAGTGGCGCGCAGTACCCGTGATCAACGAGAACGACACGGTCGCCACCAACGAGATCCGCTACGGCGACAATGATCGTCTTGCCGCGCGCGTCGCCACCATGACGAGCGCCGATCTGCTGATTCTGTTGTCCGATATCGACGGGCTCTATGACGCGCCGCCCGGCGCCAATCCCAACGCAAAGCTGATTCCGATCGTCGAGTCCGTCACCTCGGAGATCGAAGGCATGGCGGGCGCCGCCGAATCCGAACTGTCGCGCGGCGGCATGTTCACCAAGATCGAGGCGGCGAAAATCGCGACGACATCAGGCACGCATATGCTGATCGCGTCGGGCAAGATCGAACATCCGCTGCAGGCGATATCAGACGGCGGACGCTGCACCTGGTTCCTGACGCCGGCCAATCCCGTCACCGCGCGCAAGCGATGGATCGCGGGCTCGCTGGAGCCGAAGGGCACGCTGACCATCGATGCAGGTGCGGTCGCAGCGCTCCGCGCGGGAAAAAGCCTGCTGCCGGCCGGCGTGATCCGGATCGACGGCCAGTTCGCCCGCGGCGATGCGGTGGTGGTGCGCGGCCCCGATACCCACGAGATCGGCCGCGGCCTCGTCGCCTACGACGCCGAGGATGCGGAGAAGATCAAAGGCCGCTCCTCGCCGGACGTGATGGCAATCCTTGGCATCAGCGGCCGGGCAGAGATGATCCACCGCGACGATCTGGTGGTGGGCCCTAGTGGAGCCATTCCAGCCAAGTAG